DNA sequence from the Roseibium sp. HPY-6 genome:
TCTGGCCGGAACCAGCCCCGGCCTCGCCTATCCGCCATTCTCTGACGTAATTGTCAGACACACCGAACCCAGTCGCCAGAACACAATTTACGCATGGATCAACTCCGGCACCGGTTTTGGTGTTGCCTTCGCCGGTCCGCTGGCGCTTTTTGCGGGCGAGGACTGGCGCCTCGCCTGGCTTTTGTTTGCAAGCCTAGCTCTGACCATTACTTTCTGGAACTACTGGACACTGCCGAGACACAGCCCGCGTCCCGAAAATGCCAAGGCCGCGATTTCACCGAGATTTCTTCTGCAGCGGGCGGCGAGACCTCTGTTTGTTGCCGCATTTTTGTTCGGAATTTTCTCAGCGGTTTATTGGACTTACGCAGTCGAACTGCTGTGGATGCTCACCGGTCAGTCGAACGATGCCATTCTGTTCTGGATTGTGCTTGGCGTTGCCGGTGTCACGGGCTGCTTTGCCGGCGGTCTCGTAAACAGATGGGGCTTACGGCGGACTTACTGGGTCCTGGCACTTGTTGTCGGTGCCGCTGTGGCGACACTGCCCTACCTCATCGAAATTCCGCACGGGATTTACATTTCCTCGGCGTTTTTCGGGTCCGGATTCATTGTGATGACCGCGCTGTTTGGCATGTGGAGCATGCGCATTTTCAGAGAAGCGCCGTCAATCGGGTTCGGTCTCACCTTCTTTCTGATCTCGCTCGGTCAGGGGGTCGGTCCCGTGCTGGGCGGATTCACGATCCCCGTGATGGGCCATCCGATGCTGTTCGTGGTCTCGGGTCTCTTGTGCTGCGGGCTCGTCTTGCTCGGTCCTAAGAAGCGTGGTTTTCCAGCTGCGCAGCCATAACACCGAATTATGGTGGCGCTGGTGCACATAACCGCAATGTGCTGGCCTTTCGCTGAGATAGCAGGCATCATAATAGCACGCTATGATTGTATTCTGCGATGTGATGTGCTTATGATCGTTACCAATAAAATGACAAATGATGAACTGCAGCTCGACACTGAACTCTGCCGGGCCATGTTCGAAAAAGACCCGGACAAGATGATCGAGCTTGTGTCGGAGTGGTTGGAGGCAAACGGCCTGACCACAAGCGAAAACTTTCAGATGCCGCTCTATCTGGATCAGGTTCTTGCAGGTGCGACCGGTTATTCGGGAACCGGCAGAACGGTGCGCATCTACGCTTCTTGAAAATCTGCACCGCACGGGCAAACAACCGTTGCCAACTCAACGGTGTGCCCATCGTTTTCATGTGCGGCTGATCAAAAAGCGAAATCGTCCTGAAACTCGCCCATTTCCAGGCCGGCAATGGCGTCGATGTCGACGTCGAAAGCTGCGTCGATATCTTCCAAGTCGAACGTATCATCGTCGCTGAGGTCCCAGGACGGGTCGTCATTGTCTTCACCGACATATTCATCCAGAACGTCACGGAGATCGTCGTTCAGGTTGTCCATGATCGCGTCGAGTTCGCCGAAACGGCCAGTCTGTTGGATGGTCTCTTCCGCAGCGTTCGCGTAGTAGGCTCCGTCATTCCATTTCTTAAAGTGTGGCATTTCAATTACTCCTGTTGTCGTCAATGTCGTGCAATAGACATGGCTACACGCTGCGGCGTTTTCTGTGACGGATGTCACCCGCACAGTTTGAGAAGTGGATTTTCGCGCACACTTGTGCGCTGTGTCACACTGGAACCGGTGCAATCGCACGCTTCGTTCTGGCGGATACGTCGTTTTCGGTATCAGGGTTGTTCGAACGGGATATTGAGCAGCATGGCCCTTGAGACTTGGCCGTAAATGAAGACACTCAACCGCCGAGAAGCCGGTTGTTCCATTTTTGT
Encoded proteins:
- a CDS encoding MFS transporter — translated: MTRHFTSSSPAGYENVMRARGLTAAGLAIVAATYGLARYCFGLFLPEFRQEFGLSTETIGLIAGLSYAGYLMATFLGSGLSTWFGPRLPILLGGLAAASGMATIAIAPDAWTLAFGVFLAGTSPGLAYPPFSDVIVRHTEPSRQNTIYAWINSGTGFGVAFAGPLALFAGEDWRLAWLLFASLALTITFWNYWTLPRHSPRPENAKAAISPRFLLQRAARPLFVAAFLFGIFSAVYWTYAVELLWMLTGQSNDAILFWIVLGVAGVTGCFAGGLVNRWGLRRTYWVLALVVGAAVATLPYLIEIPHGIYISSAFFGSGFIVMTALFGMWSMRIFREAPSIGFGLTFFLISLGQGVGPVLGGFTIPVMGHPMLFVVSGLLCCGLVLLGPKKRGFPAAQP